ATTTCTGCTGAGTGTAGACTTGATGCGTTACAATACAGTTTTAATCTCTAACGTTTTTTCAAATTAGAATTTAGATAAATTCACTGATAGGTTTAAAATGATTTATTAATTAAAAGCACTCTAAGAGTGTTTAATGATGGTGGAAAAATGAAAATACCAAAAGAAAAAAGAACTTACTGTCCACATTGTAAAAGACACACAATTCATGAAGTTCACACTGCTAAAAAAAGAAAAGCTAGTGAATTAAAATGGGGACAAAGACAATTTAGACGTGTTACTGCTGGTTACAGAGGTTACCCAAGGCCTTTACCTGCTGGAAACAAACCTGTTAAAAAATTAGACTTAAGACTTAAATGTAAAGAATGTGGAAAATCT
This Methanobrevibacter oralis DNA region includes the following protein-coding sequences:
- a CDS encoding 50S ribosomal protein L44e, with translation MKIPKEKRTYCPHCKRHTIHEVHTAKKRKASELKWGQRQFRRVTAGYRGYPRPLPAGNKPVKKLDLRLKCKECGKSHIKQSFRTGKPEFVAK